The following DNA comes from Grus americana isolate bGruAme1 chromosome 22, bGruAme1.mat, whole genome shotgun sequence.
aagGGAACATCTTGCTATGAGATCCCTGAAGGCTAAAGGTAGGTGTGGGTGTAAGCAATTGTATCTTTACTAGAATTTATGTACTTTTGCATTCTAGCTACTTTCAATGTTCATGTTTTATTACAGATGTTGGGTTTTAGTTAACTTTATAGTTCAGATACTGTGCGTCAATTATTTGGATTCTGTGATACAGCATAACAATGCTGTAGTGATTGCAGACTGCTTTGGTTTACCATTCTTGCATTCTCACGAGACAATAGCTAGAGTGGTTTCTAGATTTTACGTGCATCAAAACTGCACCCTAGGCAATTCTCAGTCATCTTTTAGATCACAATGTTACATTCAGGATCAATGTGTATGTAGGTAAACTGCATGATTATTCAGTGGAAATCCATGTTGAATGATGTAGGGAATAATGATTTCACAGCAATCACAGTTGCAGTCCTTGAGATATGTacattatttcatatttctttgtatACATTTATACTGAAAGCGTATGTGTCTTTGGAAGAAGACAAGAGagacacatttttctctcaaaatgGAGATGTTGTCAATAATGGTGAAGATATTATGGTTTTGGGTTTTCCACATGGGAGAAAAACATTATGGataggaaaggaagaacaatGATGAATGCTGTCCTGTcttaggaagagaaaaaatttcCTTCAATCTATATTCTTAAAATTTCTCTATAGTGACACTGTTGGTAATCCTACCCAGCTACATAAACAACCTCAATTTGTCTATTTCTGATATTGTTATTTGAATTtatattgtaattattttaattttaaaatgtggtcTGCACACATTTTATTGAAATACATCACATGTAGTAagattcttttcatttatttatcagCATTGTTTTTAAAGGGGCAAAAAAGAGATACACTTGTGTTCCatgcttttagaaaagaaattacttccttGAACTGTTGAAGATGGTGAATTTACTCAAGAGGTTTTCAAGTTCTTCCCTCTTTGTATTGGCATAAATAGAAGATTGTTCTATTTAATTCCTTTGGGTTATTTATCACAGTGTCTTTTCTTTAACTGACTGGATTTTAGATGTTGCAATTCTACCATGCTGATTTAGTTCTTGgattattgttttaattaccCTGGCTTTTATTGGTTCCAAGTAGGAAGCAGACAAAATGCTAGTAGTGGATTTTACAAAAGGCAGAATAGAGGCTCAGCATGAAATCTGTGCTCCCATTAAAATTTTAGTCGGGGTCAAATGATTAAGGGAATGGATAGAATGTGCAGAGTGTTTGCAGTCTAGAGACACCGTAATATACATGTCGGAGGTCTGATTAACTTTCTTGTCTTATCTGAGAATCACACAAAAATCATCAACATTTCAGCCCGAGACAGAGGCTTAGGTGTAAATCGTAAGGGGATTGTGTTCCAGTTGGTAGTTTTGTTTTGGATGAGGTTCCTTTCACTAGTGAGTTGAGTTGGCCAGCAAAGCCAAGAGTGGGTTGTGCTCACACCAGAGGGCACTCTGGGCCGGAAGTTCCCACTGTGCTTCCAGCCTCTGCAATGTGTTGTTCCGTTTGCCATGACTTCTCTCTTAAATTGATAGCTTTAAATGATAAATTAGCATGTATACTTTTAATCCCGTACTTCAACAGTTTTTTTAACATGTGCATGTTCTAGCATCGGATTAAGTTCTTTAAATTAGTGGGGAGCACTATACCACGCACGTAGTATAAGCTAAAGCAAGCTACCCAATGAAATGGCGCATATGGATCAGGAGGAGCAGTCCTAAATGAAGAATAAAGGGAGACTAATATCTTAAAGCTTGTTGAGTCCTTTTTATTAGtcaagaaaactggaaaatgagGTTAGAATAGCGAAATTACTTTATCTATtaattactaaaaataattaaagagcATAGCTAATTAAATGCCTAATGTGTGCACCATATTTCTAGCTATTGAACAAAGAATTGATGATATATTTGAAGAACACCATGAAGATAATACAGGTAATACCTACAGactgaagcagaaaatatattGCATGACTGCTAAGAATGAAAATGCAGGCTTTGTTTTATGTAAAAGAATCTTAGTAAAAAGCTAATCTCTTTTGATCACTTCatacaaaagaacaaaactatTTATCCATTTTGGCTTTGAAAGAAACATGGAGTGAATGGATCCTTTGCAGTATCAGATTGTGCCTTATATCTTCTCTTCAACTTCCTTAACATGGGATGCAACAACTTTTCCATCTACCACTTCTTCGACAATTGTCTTGATCTTTCTAGTTTTGGTAGGATCTAAACatcataaacaaaacaaaaatatttatgaaagtgttaaaaattataaaacagaGCAGCACATGTACATGAACAGCtatatccttttcctttcaaattggCTTCTTGTTATGATGAACACTATGATGTAGTTAAACAGAATAgcatgtattattttatttgtaagaaTGACTTTAGAAACTAAATGTTATTCAATGAAGTTCTACCTACCCTGAGAAGAATCCAGTGATTGTGTTTGTGATTTGGACCCTGTCAAGGATGAGCTTTCAAATGTAACTCCCTGTCCTGCGCTCCTGAAAGTGAATCAGAGACAGGCAATATTGCAGAATGTTTGTCAGGATCAGGAgaaattgcattattttaaatactgagcAGAATGGTTTATTATCTCAGaattatttcagaagcattGCATGTACCTTACTGTCTTTTGGTGAATGTACCATTtgtttttacctcttttttcctggaaaggATATTGCTACACAAGATAAAACAAAGGAGATAATTTATGTAAATTAGTTACTTACACAAACTCGCCATCCAGCAAGCGACGATAGGTTTCAATCTCCATTTCCAGACGAGTCTTGATGTCTAGAAGTTGTTGATGCTCTGCATTCTGGCGCTCCATATCAGCCCTGACCTGGAACAGCTGAGACTCCAGGTTCCCAATCTGAAGTTGGATTTGTGAAAGCTGAGCGCAGTAACCTCCTTCTGTTTCTGCTAGAGTGTCTTCAAGGGattttttctgtgtaagaaGGATATTAAGTAATCTCtgattgaggaaaaaaaattctttacaaaGACAAACCCAAGTGAAATAGTTTAATGGCAGTAAGTAATAGCCTCATAACTTagagatttttacttttttcttgaaataacaGTTTGAAATCTGGCCTTCGCTGCTTCACTGAATGTGAACGTGAAAGTTCATCTGCTTTATAAGAGGCTACTTGCAATCCAATTATTAGGAACTAAAAGAATGCAGGATTTGAtaggaaataaatgcaaatcttAAATCCTGTAGAATACTAGAAGATCTAACAACACTTTTGAAGTTGGAAAATTTCCTTTTGACTAGTTAGCGGCTTCCTCAGAACATACCATGGCAAGCTGAGATTGTAGTTCAATTTCCAAGCTCTGCAGAGTCCGTTTTAGATCTGTGATCTCACTCTTTCCTGACTGAAGCTGCTCAGTATTGGTGGAGATTTCCCTTTTCAGCTCCCCACTCTGAAATGACAAGGAAGAATAGAGTGTAACTTTACCGCGCCAAATACTTAACtcatttttatatgcatttcaCTGAGTTTGCTATCTCTGGTTGTTACTTTTTCATTGAACCATGCTTCAGCCTCTTTACGGTTTTGCTCAGCAATGACTTCATACTGTCCCCTCATGTCATTCAAAAGCTTGGTCAGGTCAGTTCCTGGAGCAGCATCCATTTCAACGCTGACTTGGCCAAGTGCACTGCTTTGGATACCCTGAAGCTCCTGGAGATATTTGAAATAGAGAAAAGTTTCTGTTAGTACAAGACAAAATAGTTCtaccaaaaattaaatttaaagaaatatatgtgATATAAATTCTGTTTCAACAAGAATCTGTAGCTTGTGtgcatatttcttttattctttcacttAGTAAACTCAcaaaagaacagcaaacaaaacaaataatgaaaCCAAGGAACTGCCACTGGCATAAATAAGGGAATAATTTGGTATCTCAGAGTTCCATCTGCCTTGTTATGAAttcacaaacaaacaaaaaattacctCTTCATGATTCTTCTTGAGATAAGCCAGTTCTTCATTCAGGCTTTCAATCTGCATCTCCAAATCAGCTCTTGTCAAGGTCAGCTCATCAAGAACTCTGCGCAGACCATTGATGTCAGCTTCCACACTCTGGCGAAGAGCCACTTCATTCTCATATCTGTAAAGACAGAcattaaatatgattttttacATGGTAAAGGAGGTCAAATGCATATTATTACTATGTACTTATATAGCTTTTAATAAGAAATTGTAATACACATTATAATATTGTTTAATAATTATGTTAAAGCATTCTAcaaggaaagagatttttttaatacaaaatatttttttcctcaacatATTACTGAGAGTTTTTATAATATTAAGATATACTTACTTCAGTCTGAAATCATCAGCAGCCAGTCTGGCATTATCGACCTGCAAAATGATTCTTGCATTGTCGATAGTTGCATTAATGATCTGGAATACAAACAAAGTTCAGAGAATGATTTTATAGCCCAATGGCTTTGCAGCTCAATATAGCTATTTACATAACTGTAATTCTAAATACAATTATAATATTAGATGTAATTTGTTAGACTCTTTACTATGAAAACATATAGGACAGATTTTCAACTTCTGCAAATCAGCATGCTTCACTTCATGGTAGAATGCTGGTTTGCATTCTATGACTAGGTAGCTTATAATCTCTGAAGACCTTGCAAGGTAGTCTGTCTGTTTCAGGAACTGAATTTGTCATCTAAGAAATATGAAACTTATTAAAATTCAAACTTTGTAATCTACAAGAGTTTGTAGATCTGGATTCCATCACTGCCTTCTCCTCTACTCAAATTATACCAAGTCACACAGTGTTGTGTAATATAGCTACAGAACTGCTGTTAATCTACAAGAAAAGTTCAACACATGATACCAGTGCAATGTGACAGATGTTATTACAAGCATTGGTACTGTAGAATAAATTTGCTCTTGGTTTCTGAAAGGAATTTGCTATTTTTGTCCAAAATATTGTTAGGTGAATTACAAATGCAAAGATATGTTAAGAGCATTGCTTTGCTACCTTGTTTCGAAGATCTTCAATTATAGGATAATATTTACTATAGTCATTCCCAGATCCAGGGATGCCAGCTCCAGAGCTGTTTTTCTCATACCACTCGCGGATTTTGCGCTCCAAATCAGTATTGGCGTCCTCCAGAGATCGTACTTTGTCCAGATAAGCCGCCAGGCGGTCATTGAGGTTCTGCATAGTTTCTTTTTTCGAGCCAGAAAGAAGGCCACCAtccccagcaccagcagtgCCAAAGCCACCTCCAAAACCAGATCCTGAGCCACTGCCAAAGCCACCTCCAAAACCAGcgcctgagctgctgctgaaaccGCTTCCTAAACCTCCCCCAAAAGCACCGCCTAAGCCACTTCCATAGCTACCACCTAAACCACTACCAAAGCCTCCACCAAAGCCGCTACTTAAGCTGCTTCCAAAGCCTCCACCTGAGCTACTCCCAAAGCCCCCAGTGAAGGCAGAGCCTGAACCAAGCATAGAAGCAGCACCAAAACCTCCGCCAGATCCACCACCAAACCCAAGTCCGCTGCCACCAAAGCCTCCTCCACCGCTAGAACTAGACATTCTCAGAGATCCCCCGCCAAGTCCACTCCGTGAAGAAAATTGCCGGGATCCGCCACTTGTGCGCACAGAAAGGGCCATGGTGCTTGAGTAACCCAAAGTGTTACACGAAGCGTCCAGCACAGAGCCAGGCACATCAGAGAACAGTTTAGCCTTTATATGGGGAAGGCAGTGGGTGTTTCAGCAGTAGTCCCCACCTCCTAGGAAAAGctttaattctttctctctcttgtttgGAGGGGAAGTCAGTTTAGTATGTCCTGACCAAACTAAATGATATGCGCCAATCTAAATTGCCAATGGGAGTGGAAATCTGGTACCCTCCAGGTATTTGCTCTATGAGGGGAAATGGGTGGAGTAGAGCTAAGACATCACGATAATGTTTTGCCATGTGCAATGGAGCACgaaaatttctttttgcatttaaatccttcttaaataatttttttgtcattacaTATTCATTGCTTTCTTGGTTTGGGGCTATTATTATAGCATTATGCTTAAGTCTGTGGAATGATCCCTTTCATATCATACTTCCCAGTGTGCATGTCAaaagtgtatttcttttcataatacTTTTCTGGCATGAACCTCTGCCAGATTAGTGCTCCCTGTACGTTTAATAAGAAGCAAGAAAAGTGATCAACAAAAGCGTATGAATAGGCATATGGACATTCAGTGACCTACAGGTTGACCATTAATATGAAAACATAAACAGACTTGATTATACCGAATATAATTTGTAATTGTGTTTTCTGCCCTAAACCTTTCATCATGGAAGTATCTATCTTTGTGTAATATGCATAGCCTATACCAACAGTTTATACTTTGGAGCTGAAAACTGACCACTGTTTCTTCTAAATAGTTTGCTGTAAtctcaaaataaggaaaaagatttctgtattttatgctttttataaTATAAATCTAAAGATCAAATATGGCTCTTCTGTTTGCAGGTTTAGGCATGGAAACCCTTTAAAACCAATATActtttgaagttattttggtAAAcggaaaattgatttttctttgtcctgTCCTTTGCTTAATTATATAATTTGATTTGTCTGctgaaatgtattaatttttaattcctctgCATCCAGGAACATGGGTGCTTTTTTGGGCGGAAATGTGTTATGAGCAGTAGATCAAAGATTTAAGTAAAGCATTTATGTAGAAATGAATTGATAGCCTGGTATCATTGACTCATGATTGTGAAAGcaaaggattattttctttggcaGCTGTTTATGCACAGTAGATAAACGCACTGGACAGGTGAGATTTCAAAAGGAAGAGTTTTTTGTGTTTATGTTGTCAAGAGGAAAATGTCGACTCCTTGGACTGAAGATCTGGGTGTGGCATAGGAGACTTACACTGAATGCGAAAGGATACGTGCAGCTATTGGTAGAGAAAGGCTTAACAGAGATGGTGGTCTTTCTGAACCGAAAGGCAAAATGTATTCTTATTGATAAAATATCTTTGCTTGCTATAGTCTCTGGTGATATAAACATTCAcagacagtgaaaaaaaataaacaggcttcttcaatttatttattcattttaatttattatgaaATGCAAATTGACACTTcctatttatttgaaaatcagtttttaCTGAAGCGAAGCTGCGTTACATTTGAATGGTAGTTCAGTTTCAGAGAAGGTGCACTGAATCaacattttaatgcatttttaaaaacaaatctactCGAAATGTGCTAGCatgtaagagaaaaatagaTTGCTAAACTTTGGATTGCAATTAAACTAACATATTTGATAGAGAGTGTATCATCTGTATCTGGTAAATTCTTTTTTGTAAAGTTTTGATGAGGTTTCAGGAATAGCAGCTCTCTTCTaaaaacttttcatttattaatttgttaaaagtgtgagaaaagttAAGACACCAGATGttgaacactgaaaaaatgaaaaatttctcaTAGTGCTTTCAGAAGAGTCCATTACTATCGAGAGCTTGTTAAGCATATGAGGAAATTTTGTTCCATGTCTTCATCTAATGACTTTCACCAGCTTAGTGCTTTGAAACTTCAACAGTAAACataatttagattatttttaaaatgatagtAAATTCATGCTATAAGTCATTTGACTTTCTAATTTTTACTGAGcaagtttttaaatgtaattttaagaCTCTGATGTAAGTAAAAActaatatttcagtttttatctGTCTTGGA
Coding sequences within:
- the LOC129195300 gene encoding keratin, type I cytoskeletal 12-like isoform X1 encodes the protein MALSVRTSGGSRQFSSRSGLGGGSLRMSSSSGGGGFGGSGLGFGGGSGGGFGAASMLGSGSAFTGGFGSSSGGGFGSSLSSGFGGGFGSGLGGSYGSGLGGAFGGGLGSGFSSSSGAGFGGGFGSGSGSGFGGGFGTAGAGDGGLLSGSKKETMQNLNDRLAAYLDKVRSLEDANTDLERKIREWYEKNSSGAGIPGSGNDYSKYYPIIEDLRNKIINATIDNARIILQVDNARLAADDFRLKYENEVALRQSVEADINGLRRVLDELTLTRADLEMQIESLNEELAYLKKNHEEELQGIQSSALGQVSVEMDAAPGTDLTKLLNDMRGQYEVIAEQNRKEAEAWFNEKSGELKREISTNTEQLQSGKSEITDLKRTLQSLEIELQSQLAMKKSLEDTLAETEGGYCAQLSQIQLQIGNLESQLFQVRADMERQNAEHQQLLDIKTRLEMEIETYRRLLDGEFVSAGQGVTFESSSLTGSKSQTQSLDSSQDPTKTRKIKTIVEEVVDGKVVASHVKEVEEKI
- the LOC129195300 gene encoding keratin, type I cytoskeletal 12-like isoform X2 — its product is MALSVRTSGGSRQFSSRSGLGGGSLRMSSSSGGGGFGGSGLGFGGGSGGGFGAASMLGSGSAFTGGFGSSSGGGFGSSLSSGFGGGFGSGLGGSYGSGLGGAFGGGLGSGFSSSSGAGFGGGFGSGSGSGFGGGFGTAGAGDGGLLSGSKKETMQNLNDRLAAYLDKVRSLEDANTDLERKIREWYEKNSSGAGIPGSGNDYSKYYPIIEDLRNKIINATIDNARIILQVDNARLAADDFRLKYENEVALRQSVEADINGLRRVLDELTLTRADLEMQIESLNEELAYLKKNHEEELQGIQSSALGQVSVEMDAAPGTDLTKLLNDMRGQYEVIAEQNRKEAEAWFNEKSGELKREISTNTEQLQSGKSEITDLKRTLQSLEIELQSQLAMKKSLEDTLAETEGGYCAQLSQIQLQIGNLESQLFQVRADMERQNAEHQQLLDIKTRLEMEIETYRRLLDGESAGQGVTFESSSLTGSKSQTQSLDSSQDPTKTRKIKTIVEEVVDGKVVASHVKEVEEKI